In Spiroplasma clarkii, the DNA window CTGAATATTTCTTTACATATCTTTGATTTGACAAATTTAACAAAAACTATTGAGGCTGCATTAGCAGCAAAAATTAATTATTTTCATATTGACATTATGGACGGGAAATTTGTCAAAAACTTTGCTTTATGTCAAAGACACATTTTTGATATTAAACAAAAATATGACAATGTCATCATTGATGCTCATTTAATGATTGAAGAACCACAAAATTATGTGACTGAATTTGCAAAATCAGGAAAAGATATTTTTAACTTTCATTACAAAGCAGTACAAGACGGTGTTAAATTAAAGCAACTACTTGCAGAAATTAAAAATAATGGAATGCAAGCAGCACTAATGTTGGATTTAGACACAGATATTGATGTAATAAAA includes these proteins:
- a CDS encoding ribulose-phosphate 3-epimerase — its product is MTKLNISLHIFDLTNLTKTIEAALAAKINYFHIDIMDGKFVKNFALCQRHIFDIKQKYDNVIIDAHLMIEEPQNYVTEFAKSGKDIFNFHYKAVQDGVKLKQLLAEIKNNGMQAALMLDLDTDIDVIKPFVTELDIVALMSIKTGFPGQNMNKDVINRIKAACELKKLNPNLLVEVDGGVREDTYKEMILAGADILVVGHFLLNQDFQTQFDKIKVVK